A part of Candidatus Cloacimonadota bacterium genomic DNA contains:
- a CDS encoding IS1634 family transposase: AHKYNEIQVVLGMLIDCEGRPIGYELYPGNTFDSKTLLKILKKLKAQFNLNKVIIVADKGINSKLNLKQIKDNGFDYIVSARIKNMKKSVQKKILSEKDYQRIWNNDLNYWREDFDEKDNLFTYKELDYTNVIKYIDEDQPEEQKRNKWIREKLPEKLICTFSSKRARKDAKDRERAIEDESYHLQLHEKRILEESKFDGFYAIQCSDLSLDPLKVIDNYHYLFKVEESFRILKSTKETRPIFLWSRKHIEGHFVSCFIAFLLEREMELCLRRRNVDFSTERIKQALNKMEFSEIVIEGQKYFMKSKHNSLASKIFAVLKIKQPSNLMSNKQTTEYMAKFKN; this comes from the coding sequence GCTCATAAATACAATGAAATTCAGGTAGTGTTGGGAATGCTGATCGATTGTGAAGGAAGACCGATCGGTTATGAGCTATATCCTGGGAATACTTTTGATTCCAAAACACTGCTCAAAATCCTAAAGAAATTGAAAGCGCAATTTAATCTAAATAAAGTTATCATTGTTGCTGATAAAGGCATCAATTCCAAACTGAATCTCAAACAGATCAAAGATAATGGATTTGATTATATTGTGAGTGCTCGTATCAAAAACATGAAGAAATCAGTTCAGAAGAAAATTTTATCCGAGAAAGATTACCAAAGGATTTGGAACAACGATCTCAATTATTGGCGGGAAGATTTTGATGAGAAGGATAATCTTTTCACCTATAAAGAATTAGATTACACAAATGTGATAAAGTACATAGATGAAGATCAGCCTGAAGAACAAAAGAGAAATAAATGGATTAGAGAGAAATTACCTGAGAAATTGATTTGCACATTTTCTTCCAAACGGGCTCGAAAAGATGCAAAAGATCGAGAGCGGGCAATCGAGGATGAAAGTTATCATTTGCAATTGCATGAAAAAAGAATATTGGAAGAATCCAAATTTGATGGATTTTATGCGATCCAATGCAGCGATCTTTCGTTGGACCCTCTCAAAGTAATTGATAATTATCATTATCTTTTCAAGGTCGAAGAATCGTTCCGTATCTTGAAATCTACAAAGGAAACTCGTCCGATTTTTCTGTGGAGTCGCAAACATATCGAAGGTCATTTTGTGAGTTGTTTTATTGCTTTCTTGCTTGAGCGTGAGATGGAATTATGTCTGCGAAGAAGAAATGTAGATTTTTCAACAGAAAGGATTAAGCAAGCATTGAATAAAATGGAGTTCAGTGAGATCGTGATAGAAGGTCAGAAATATTTTATGAAAAGCAAACACAACTCATTGGCATCAAAGATATTTGCTGTTCTGAAAATTAAGCAACCATCGAATCTGATGTCGAATAAACAAACAACGGAATATATGGCAAAATTCAAAAATTAA